From one Methanomassiliicoccales archaeon genomic stretch:
- a CDS encoding DUF424 family protein, with the protein MTKIRVKVHRRGSDILIAACDEVLLGKKLKEGQLRLEVSEEFYGGDGGDEAMLLNRLSAATMANLVGQEVCRIAAEHGFIDMDCVISIEGVPHAQMVRY; encoded by the coding sequence ATGACCAAGATCCGGGTGAAGGTGCACAGGCGCGGCAGCGACATACTCATCGCCGCCTGCGACGAGGTCCTCCTAGGCAAGAAGCTCAAGGAAGGCCAGCTGCGCCTGGAGGTCAGCGAGGAGTTCTACGGCGGGGACGGGGGCGACGAGGCTATGCTCCTGAACCGGCTCTCGGCCGCCACCATGGCCAACTTGGTGGGCCAGGAGGTCTGCCGCATCGCCGCCGAGCATGGGTTTATTGATATGGATTGCGTAATATCGATTGAGGGCGTGCCCCACGCCCAGATGGTAAGGTACTGA
- a CDS encoding ATP-binding protein, protein MPIDYTDEDLVARWEEFLEAEENRLKLLELTDRYPGLRSLTVTYSDIDRFDPDFASFILLHPDRSLEKGEGVVKRLMSPSKASIDIHLRIKDLPRDSRIEIRHLRSEHLGKLLSVEGLVRKATEVRPRLILGVFKCMRCPARIVEPQDGLFFREPMECYKEQEGCGRTAGSTKFVLQAEESIYVDTQKVEMQESPEGLRGGAQPERLTAYLEDDLAGIIAPGDRVVLNGVLRSRQKDKQIKSTLFDIDLDVLSMEFEQHEYEEVQISEEDEERIKKEASDPEVFRKIVGSIAPAIHGYDEVKEAIALQLFGGTAKHLEDGTKIRGDIHILLVGDPGVAKCVTGDARVLMGDSSEANIKELVDGWMSKGEVKEVDDGEYADADFEVMTFTHRGYLEKGRAMRVWRRDSPRRLLKFTTESGRTLTMTSTHPLFVQNAYFLAQRAASKIIEGNCIAVAIDEVPEGNHCGYNRGIGWDQVVKKEEVKAEERFVYDIEVDTTHIFVANGIISHNSQILRYMSEMAPRGIYASGKSSSAAGLCVAPDTLIEVNGKKQPIGEFVESRMKAPREIEPGVWRQEARINGALSVKDDRHTDVRPVSALFRLRTPSFLVELEVASGERIVVTPETMLRGMSEAESKWVRASDIRADDKLLMAPSGSGSGDVRASKVKGVKELHEDLPPHVYDLTVEGAHSFIGNGFLVHNTAAAVKDEFGDGRWTLEAGALVLADKGLAAIDELDKMTEQDRSSMHEAMESQRVSVAKAGITASLQCRCSMLGAANPKFGRFDDTEPLASQINMPPALLSRFDLIFALTDKPNAARDQKIAEHILKGHVRGELRNVPNPETIKGIDYNRIMEETDVLKPIFDREFMRKYVAHAKRYTPVLSDEARQLIIDKYLSIRKLGEKQGSSVPITARQLEAFIRLSEASARIRLSQIVAKEDADRAIKIVEHYLKKMASDEGTIDVDKLMTGTTRNERNRIALVRQLIHDNSDPRSGISELTLIQKASERNLSEVELKEVLRKLKQAGDIFEVQAGHYKLITSD, encoded by the coding sequence TTGCCTATCGACTACACTGATGAGGACCTGGTCGCGCGTTGGGAAGAGTTCCTAGAGGCAGAGGAGAACCGCCTCAAGCTGCTCGAGCTCACCGACAGGTATCCTGGGCTGAGGAGCTTGACCGTCACTTATTCGGACATCGACCGCTTCGACCCGGACTTCGCCTCCTTCATCCTGCTCCACCCAGACCGCTCCCTCGAGAAAGGGGAGGGGGTGGTCAAGCGCCTGATGAGCCCCAGCAAGGCCAGTATAGACATCCACCTGCGCATCAAGGACCTGCCGCGCGACAGCCGCATCGAGATCCGCCATCTGCGCAGCGAGCATCTCGGCAAATTACTGTCCGTGGAGGGACTGGTGCGCAAGGCCACGGAGGTGCGACCGCGCCTGATATTGGGCGTCTTCAAGTGCATGCGCTGCCCCGCCCGGATCGTGGAACCGCAGGACGGCCTGTTCTTCCGTGAGCCCATGGAATGCTACAAGGAACAGGAGGGCTGCGGGCGGACCGCCGGAAGCACCAAGTTCGTGCTGCAGGCCGAGGAATCCATCTACGTCGACACGCAGAAGGTGGAGATGCAGGAGTCCCCGGAAGGGCTGCGCGGCGGGGCCCAGCCTGAACGGCTGACGGCCTACCTCGAGGACGACCTGGCAGGGATAATCGCGCCGGGCGACCGGGTGGTGCTCAACGGCGTCCTGCGCAGCCGTCAAAAGGACAAGCAGATCAAGTCCACGCTCTTCGACATCGACCTGGACGTGCTCTCCATGGAGTTCGAGCAGCACGAGTACGAGGAGGTGCAGATCTCCGAGGAGGACGAGGAGCGGATAAAGAAGGAGGCCAGCGACCCGGAGGTCTTCCGCAAGATCGTCGGCTCCATCGCCCCAGCCATCCATGGTTACGACGAGGTCAAGGAGGCCATCGCCCTGCAGCTGTTCGGCGGCACGGCCAAGCACCTGGAGGACGGCACCAAGATCAGGGGGGACATACACATCCTGCTGGTCGGCGATCCCGGGGTGGCCAAGTGCGTGACCGGCGATGCCCGGGTGCTCATGGGCGACAGCTCCGAGGCCAACATAAAAGAGCTGGTGGACGGCTGGATGTCCAAGGGCGAGGTCAAGGAGGTGGACGACGGCGAGTACGCCGACGCCGACTTCGAGGTCATGACCTTCACCCACCGGGGCTACCTGGAAAAAGGAAGGGCGATGCGCGTCTGGAGGCGCGACTCGCCGCGCCGTCTTCTCAAGTTCACCACCGAGTCCGGGCGCACGCTGACGATGACGTCGACGCACCCGCTGTTCGTGCAGAACGCCTATTTCCTGGCGCAGCGCGCGGCCAGCAAGATAATCGAGGGCAACTGCATTGCCGTGGCCATCGATGAGGTGCCGGAAGGCAACCATTGCGGCTACAACCGGGGCATCGGCTGGGACCAGGTGGTCAAGAAGGAGGAGGTCAAGGCCGAGGAGCGCTTCGTCTACGACATCGAGGTCGATACGACCCACATCTTCGTGGCCAACGGGATCATCTCCCACAACAGCCAGATCCTGCGCTACATGTCGGAGATGGCTCCCCGCGGCATCTACGCCTCCGGCAAGAGCTCCTCCGCGGCCGGTCTGTGCGTCGCCCCGGACACCCTCATCGAGGTGAACGGGAAGAAGCAGCCTATAGGCGAGTTCGTGGAGTCCCGCATGAAGGCGCCCCGGGAGATCGAGCCCGGGGTATGGAGGCAGGAGGCGAGGATCAACGGAGCGCTGTCGGTCAAGGACGACCGTCATACAGACGTCCGACCGGTCTCGGCGCTGTTCCGATTGCGAACCCCTTCATTTCTTGTGGAACTCGAAGTGGCGTCTGGTGAGCGCATCGTCGTCACCCCTGAGACCATGCTAAGAGGCATGTCCGAGGCGGAATCGAAGTGGGTGCGGGCGTCCGACATTAGAGCGGACGACAAGCTGCTCATGGCCCCATCTGGCTCTGGTTCCGGGGACGTTCGCGCGAGCAAGGTGAAAGGGGTCAAGGAACTGCACGAGGACCTGCCGCCGCACGTGTACGATCTTACGGTCGAAGGGGCTCACAGCTTCATCGGCAACGGATTTCTGGTGCACAACACCGCCGCCGCGGTGAAGGACGAGTTCGGCGACGGGCGCTGGACCCTCGAGGCCGGGGCGCTGGTGCTTGCCGACAAAGGGCTAGCGGCCATCGACGAGCTAGATAAGATGACCGAGCAGGACCGCTCCTCCATGCACGAGGCCATGGAGTCCCAGCGGGTCAGCGTGGCCAAGGCCGGCATCACCGCCTCCCTACAGTGCCGCTGTTCCATGCTGGGCGCGGCCAACCCCAAGTTCGGGCGCTTCGACGACACGGAGCCGTTAGCGTCGCAGATCAACATGCCCCCCGCGCTGCTCTCCCGTTTCGACCTGATATTCGCTCTGACGGACAAGCCCAACGCCGCCCGGGACCAGAAGATCGCCGAGCATATCCTGAAAGGGCACGTGCGCGGCGAGCTGCGCAACGTACCGAACCCGGAAACGATCAAAGGCATCGATTACAATCGCATCATGGAGGAGACCGACGTCCTCAAGCCCATTTTCGACCGGGAGTTCATGCGCAAGTACGTGGCGCACGCCAAACGGTACACCCCGGTGCTGAGCGACGAAGCCAGGCAGCTGATAATCGACAAATACCTCTCCATACGCAAGCTGGGGGAGAAGCAGGGGTCGTCGGTCCCCATCACCGCCAGGCAACTGGAGGCCTTCATCCGTTTGTCCGAGGCGTCCGCGCGCATACGCCTCTCTCAGATCGTCGCCAAAGAGGACGCGGACCGCGCCATAAAGATCGTGGAGCACTACCTGAAGAAGATGGCCTCGGACGAGGGCACCATCGATGTGGACAAGCTGATGACCGGGACCACGCGCAACGAGAGGAACCGCATCGCCCTGGTGCGGCAGCTCATACACGACAACTCCGACCCCCGCTCCGGCATATCCGAGCTGACCCTGATACAGAAGGCGAGCGAGCGCAACCTGTCCGAGGTGGAGCTCAAGGAAGTGCTGCGGAAGCTGAAGCAGGCCGGGGACATCTTTGAGGTGCAGGCCGGACACTACAAGCTCATCACCAGCGACTGA